The genomic window ATGCCGAGATGCGGAACCAGGTGCGTGTGCAGATCCACGAGCCCGGGCGTGACGAGCTTGCCCGCGGCATCGATGCGCTGAGCGGCGCGGTCGGCGGGAAGGCTCGGCGCAATCGCGGCGATCTGGCCGAACTTGATCCCGATATCGCGCTTGCCCCGGAGCTTCTGGCTCGGATCGAGCACGTCGCCGTTGGCAATCATGATGTCGAACTTGAGTGCCGGGTCCGCGGCATCGAAGCCCCGTGGCGCCGGGTGTCCGGTCGCCTGAGCGACCAGCGTCGCGGTCTGTGCGCTCACGCCGGCGGTCTCCCCGGCGAGCGTGGCGCCCGCAGCCGCCGCGGTGGTGGAGAGGATGAAGTTCCGTCGGGTGACGTCCATGCCTGACCTCCTAGCGCGCGGCGCCGCCCAGGACGCCGGCTGGCCCGAATCTTGGAACCGCAAAGCACCTTCCGGTCTCCCGTCCTCCCCGCCCGTGGCCCCTCCCCGGCCGGGCCGCTCCGGCGCACCCCGACGATACCGCGCCCGGCGGCACGGCCGCCAGGGGGTCGGGGTGCTCGACCGCGAACACCCGGCGAGGCCCTGGAAGACCGCCTTGACCGCGGACGGCGGGGCTAGGCAGAGTGTTCGGTATGCCAATCCCGGCGGCCACCAGCGACAACCGCGACGTCGACGAGCCCTACGGCCTGCGCCACTTCTTCCAGCAGATCGCCCTCTACGCGCGCATGGCGGCGTCGCGCCCGTAGCGCGCCGGGTGGCCGGCGGGCGCCGGGATCATGGGAAACCGCTGGGGGGTGCTGGCTCTGGTCGTCGCGGCGCGGATCGCGATGGGCTTCCAGTTCCAGGCGGTCGCCGTGGTGGGGCCGTTCCTCGTCGCCGACCTCGGCGTCGGTTACGCGGAGCTGGGGACGCTGATCGGACTCTACCTCCTGCCGGGCGCATTCCTTGCCCTTCCGGGCGGCCTCCTGGCGGCGCGCTTCGGTGATCGCGCGCTCGTGCTCGCAGGGCTCGGCCTCATGATCCTCGGGGGGGCGGGCCTGATGGCCAGCGGCGCCTTCGTCCAGGCCGCGGCGAGCCGTCTCGTCGCCGGCGCCGGGGGCGTCCTCCTCAACATGCAGCTCGCGAAGATCGTGACGGAGTGGTTTGTCGGCCAGGAGCTGGCGACGGCGCTCGGCGTAATGCTCACGGCGTGGCCGCTCGGGATCGCGCTGGCGCTGGCCACGCTGGGCGCGGTCGCGGCGGTGACGTCGTGGCAGGTCGCCATCGGCACGACCACGGCCTACGCGGCGTTCGCGCTCGTCCTGATCCTGGCGCTGTACCGCGATCCACGTGTCGCGGGCCCGGGGCGGGGGCCCCACCGGTGGTGGGCGATCTCCGGCCGCGAGCTGGGTCTGACAGTGGTCGCCGGGGTCGCGTGGGCGACGCTGAACGCGGGGTTCATCGGGGTCCTCGCGTTCGGTCCCAAGCTCCTGGTGGAGCGAGGGCTCTCGCCGGCGGCCGCGGGGCTCGTGGTGAGCTGGGCCTCGCTGGTCTCGATCGGCTCGGTGCCCCTCGGCGGGGCCTTGCTGGACCGGCTCGGGCGAAGCGACACCGTGGTGGTGGCCGGCCTCGTGGGCGCGGGCGCCGCGTCGGCGGCCTTCGCGCTGGGGGAGCCGGCCTGGCTCTGGAGCGTGCTGGTCGGGGTGCTCATCGCGCCGGCGGCCGGCGTCATCGCCCTGCCTGGAGAAGTGCTGGGACCCGCGAGCCGCAGCACGGGTTTCGGCGTCTTCTACGCCCTCTACTACGCCGGGATGGCGCTGGCGCCGGCGCTGGCGGGCTATCTGGTCGACCGGACGGGCGGGGCGGCGGCCGCCCTCTGGCTGGCCGCCGCGCTCTGGCTTCTCACTCTGCCGGCGCTCTGGGCGTTCCGCGGGCTCCAGCGCCGCTTTCGCCGGGCACCCGCGGGAGGCTGAGGCGCCGGCGACCTCCATAGCTGACGGACGCGGCAGGTCGTACCAGACCGGGGCGGCCCGGCCGCCGGCTTTTCGGAGTTCGCGGGCGCCTCCCCGAGCAAGCCGGCGCGATTCAGTGAAATTCCCACCTTGACAAGCTCAGGTTTCCCCCCTACAGTCCTGCCCACTCATGTCTCGGATCCCGGGAGAGCGAGGCGCCCCGCTGGTCAGCGTCTCGGGGGTCCGGGTGACTCGGTCAGTCCGCGCTAGCCGTTCCCTTCTCCGCAGACGTTCAGACCTGCCGGCTCAGCGCCAACACGGGGAGGGCACCATGCGCCGCATCACTCTAGGTCTCGGTATCGTCATCGCGTTGGCGATGCTACACCTCGGATCAGTCGTCCCCGCGGTCGCCGACGCGACCGCGGTCATCAACGACCGGTCGGTCACGGTGCCGACCGCGTGGTGGCTCTACACCGGCGTCGACGCCGCGTTCCTCACAAACAAGATCCAGCAGGACGGCGCCCGCATCACCGACCTCGAGGTTCAGAGCACCAGTCCCTACCGCTTCACGGCGGCCCTGGTCAAGAACGCGGGCGCCTACGCCGTGCCGGCCTGGTGGTGGTACTTCGGCCTCACCGCCGCCCAGGTCACCGACCGCCTCAATGCCAACCAGGCGCGGCTGATCGACCTCGAGCCCTACGTCACCTCCTCTGGCGTGCGCTTCGCCGCCGTGATGGTGTCCAACACCGGCAGCTTCGCCCGGGCCTGGTGGTGGTATCAGGGCGTCTCGGCCGCCTTCCTCAGCCAGAAGCTCACCGAGAACCAGGCGCGCCTCATCGACCTCGACAGCTACGTGGTCAACGGGACCCGCGTCTTCTCGGGCGTCATGATCCGGAACACCGGGGCCGACGCCAAGCAGTGGTGGTGGTACGTCAACGTGCCGCCGGGCTTCGTATCGGCCAAGCTCATCGAGAACCGCGCCCGGCTGGTCGACTACGAGCGACGGCCCGACGGCAGGCTCGACGTCGTCATGCACCGACGCGAGGGCGAGTACTGGTGGTGGTACTACGGCTTGCCCAGCGCCCAGGCGGTCGTGGACAAAGCGCTCCAGAAGGGGGCTCGGGTCATCGACATCGAGCGCTACACGGACGGCGGCCAGACGCGTTTCGCCGCCATCCTGCTGGACAACTCGAACGCCGAGACCCGGCGGCTGTGGGCCATCATGGACCCCGGCCTGTCGGCTGGCCGCTTCGGGATCTACCTCAAACAAGTCGGGGGCGGCGTGAAGGTGGACCTCCAGGGCGGGACGATCTTCGAGCCGGCCAGCGCCATCAAGGTGCTCCACCATGCCCATGCCATGCGCCGGGTCCAGGTCGGGCTGGACTCCCTGTCGTCCAACTTCGTCTACTTCGTCAAGCCCGACGACCCCAACAACAAGGACATCTGTCCGCTGGATGCGCCCGAGGTCGATGCCAACAAGCGGACGACCACGCTCCAGGACGGGCTCGCGAAGACGATGCAGAACTCCGACAACCGGACGACTCGAGGCCTCCAGCTCCGGTACGGCCAGGCCGCGCTCAACGCCCGGGCCGACTCGCTCGGCATGAGCAACACCGAGCTCCGCCAGGTCCTGGGCTGCGGGTTCCGGAACAACCTGCGCAATGACCTCACGCTGGTCGACGTCGGCAAGCTCTACGAGGCGGTCGCGAACGGCAGCCTGCTCACGGGGAGCTCCCGCACCACCTTCTACAACATCATGCTGGGCGGCGGGATCGGCTCCTCGTCGGCGCTCGCCACCATCGTCCGGCAGGAGGCGACGGCGCTCGGCAAGTCGGCCGCGGCGGCCAACGCCTTCATCGCCCAGATGGACTCCCGGTTCAAGGGCGGCTCCTACGACATCTGCATCACGAGCTGCAATCCCTACTTCTACTACCGCTCGAACGCGGGCCGGATGACGCTGCCCTTCAAGTCGGGCACGGGCGCGATCGTGCCCGTGCACTACGTCTTCGGGCAGTGGGCGAATGACCTGAGCATCCCCTGCGGGCCGGGCGTCAACTGCTCCACCAAGGTGGCGGCCGACAATGCCCTCGGGAATGCCGGCAACGAGCTCTTCCGAAAGGAGATTCGCCAGGCCCTGCAGACCTGGTAGTCGGCACGAGATCCCGCCGGGGGCCCGGGGGCGCCCCCGGCGGGTTGCCGAAGCCTGCCGCCCCGGGTTATCAATATCGGGTGAGCGGGACGATGGGGGCGGCCAGGGTCGATACGGTCGTGCACGGGGGACGGATCGTCACCGGCTCTGACGTGTACGAGGGCGCCATCGCCATCCGGGACGAGAAGATCGTGGCCCTCGGCCCGGCCGAGCTGTTGCCGCCGGCCGAGCGCTACGTCGACGCCGCCGGCAAGTACGTGCTGCCGGGCGCCATCGACTGCCACATCCACCTCGGGGCCGAGTACGACGACTGGAAGGGCGGCCCCCTTGCCGCCGCCCACGCCGGCCTCACGACGCTGCTCGGATTCGGCGTGTACGACGAGCAGGCCGGCGAGACCCTGCCGCAGGCCATCCGGCGCCTCCGAGAGGAGGTCGGCCGGCAATCGATCCTCGACTTCGGGTTTCACTTCATCCTGCTGAACCAGCCGGAGATCCTCGACGGGATCCCGGAAGCGGTCCGGCTCGGGGTGACGTCGTTCAAGATGTTCATGACCTACAAGAAGCGTCCGTTGCGCATGTGCTCCGACGACTTCATCTGCCGAGCCATGGAGCAGATCGCCGCCCACGGCGCCCTCGCCCAGCTCCACTGCGAGAACGGCGATGTGCTCGCCTACCTCGAGGACCGGGCGATCGCCGAGGGCCGCGTCCACCCCCGGGACTTTCCGGCGACGTGCCCCGACTGGGCCGAGGAGGAGGCGATCAACCGGGCCATCCGCCTGGGCGCCCTCACCGGCGCCGCGGTCTACGTCGTGCACCTGTCGAGCCGGCTCGGGCTCGAGCGGATCAAGCAGGCGCAGGCCGCCGGCCAGCGCGTGTGGACCGAGACGTGCCCCCAGTACCTCCTCCTCACCGACGCCGAGATGGAGCGGTGGGGACCGCTGGCCAAGATCGGGCCGCCGCTCCGGCCCGCCGCGGGCCCCGACCGCGATGCGCTCTGGCAGGGCTCGGCCCAGGGCTACATCGCCACCGTCGGGAGCGACCACGCGCCGCGCGCCCAGGCGGTGAAGGCGCCGGGGTGGCAGAACATCTTCGTGGACGGGCAGGGACGGCCGATTCCCTTCGGGAGTCCGTCGGTCGAGACCATGGTCCCGCTGATGTACAGTGAGGGCGTGGTCAAGCGTGGGCTCCCGCTTCCCTGGCTCGCCCGCGCGCTCGCCGAGAACCCCGCCCGGATCTTCGGGCTCTACCCGCGGAAGGGCGCCATCCGGATCGGCGCCGACGCGGACCTGCTGATCATCGATCCGGAGCCGGAGTGGACCATCCGGGTGACCGATCACCACGGGATGGCCGGCTGGACGCTCTACGAGGGGTGGCCGGTCCGCGGGCGACCCTGGATGACGCTTCTCCGGGGGCGCGTCCTTCTGAACGAGGGGAGGCTCGAGCAGGCGCCCGGCTACGGGCAGTTTCTCTCGCGAGGGGCGCCGATCCCGCCGCTGGCCGGGTCCGTCCGATAGGTGGCGGAGGTAACGGATGCTTGACCTTCTGATCCGAGGGGGCCTGATCATCGACGGCACCGGGAACCCGGGATTCTACGGGGCCGTGGGTGTCGAGGGCGAGCGGGTGCGCATCCTCCGGGGGGACCTGGCCGGCGTCCAGGCCGACCGCACGATCGACGCCAGCGGCCGCGTGGTCTGCCCAGGGTTCATCGACATGCACGCCCACTCCGGGCTCGTGATCCTGGCCGAGCCCGAGCACGCGCCGAAGGTCCGCCAGGGCGTCACCACCGAGGTGATCGGGATCGACGGCTGCTCCTACGCGCCGTTTCACTCCCACGACGACCTCCGCCGCTTCGTCGAGGTCAACTCGGGACTGGACGGCTGCCCGCCGTTGCCGGGCCGCTGGGCCACCGTCGAGCAGTACCTCGATCTCTTCACGAACCGGGTCGCCGTGAACATCGTCTACCTCGTCGGGAACTCCCCGATCCGCATCGGCGCGATGGGCTGGGAGGACAAGCCGCCGACGGCGGCCGAGCTCGCCAACCAGACGGCGCTCCTCCGGGTGGCCATGGAGGAAGGCGCCTGGGGCATGTCGACCGGCCTCGACTATCCACCCGGGAGCTACGCCGACACCGCCGAGCTGGTCGCCCTCTCCCGCCAGGCGGCCCGGCTCGGCGGCATCTACCACACCCACGTGCGCTACAGCCTCGGCGACCGCTTCCTCGACCCCTTCCGCGAGGCGATCGAGATCGGCCGGCAGAGCGGGATCCCGACCCACATCACGCATTTCTACCACCGCACGACGGCGCCCGCGGGCGCCCGGCGGATGCTGGGACTCGTCGAGGACGCGCGGGAGGAAGGGCTGGACGTCACCTTCGACAGCTACCCCTACATCTTCTCGAGCACCCGGCTCAACATCGTCATCCCCCAGTGGGCGTTCGATGGCGGGCCCGAGCGGCTGCGCGCCGCGCTGGCCTCCCCCGAGGCCCGGGCCCGCATGCGGAAGGAGATGGCGCCCCGCGCGGCCTCGTGGCAGGAGATGTGGGTGACCCATCTCAAGCGGCCCGAGCACCATCGCTACGAAGGGCGCTCGATCGCCGAGGTGGCCGAGCGGATGGGCAAGGACCCGGTCGACGCGATCTGCGATCTTCTCCTCCTGGAAGACCAGCAGGTCTCCTATGTGTCGGCTGGCGCCAACGCCGCCACGCTGCCCAAGTTCGTGAGCCATCCGCTGTCCATGGTGGGAAGCGATGCCCTCCTGATCGGGGAGTACCCGAGCCCCCGCTCCTACGGGACCTTTCCCGTCATCCTGGCCGAGTATGTTCGGGAGGATCGCTTCCTGGCGCTGCCCGACGCCATCCGCAAGATGACGTCGTTCCCGGCGCAACGCATCGGCCTCCCGGACCGCGGGCTCCTGCGCGACGGCTTCACGGCCGACATCGTCGTGTTCGACGCCCGGACCGTGAAGGCGCCGGCGACCCGCACCGAGCCCAAGCAGTTCCCGATCGGCATCGACTACGTGATCGTCAACGGCAAGGTCGTGGTCGACCAGGGGCGGCACGCGGGCGTGCTGGCCGGCCGGGCCCTCCGGCGCGGTCGTCCGGCCTCCTGACCCGTCCGCGATATGAACGGGCCCGCCGGCGCCGCCCCCCGCGACCTCCCCCACGTCGTGATCGTCGGCGGCGGGTTCGGCGGGCTCTATGCCGCCTTCGCGCTCGATGGCCGGCCCGTACGCGTCACGCTGGTGGACCGGCGGAATCACCACCTCTTTCAGCCGCTCCTCTATCAGGTGGCGACGGCCGGCTTGTCTCCGGGCGACATCGCCCAGCCGATCCGCCATATCCTGCGCCGGATCCCGAACGTCGCGGTCGTCCTGGCCGAGGCGACGGCGGTGGACCTGACGCGCCGGCGTCTCGTCCTGGCCGACGGCGAGCTCGCCTACGACGCCCTGATCCTGGCTACCGGGGCGAGCCATGCCTACTTCGGCCACGACGAGTGGCGGCCTCTGGCCCCGGGCCTCAAGACCATCGAGGATGCGCTGGAGATCCGCCGCCGCGTGCTGCTGGCCTTCGAGGCCGCGGAACGCGAGCCGGACGAGGCGCGGCGGAGAGCGCTCCTCACCTTCGTCATCGTCGGCGGGGGGCCCACCGGGGTGGAGCTGGCCGGCGCGCTGGCCGAGATCGCGCGCGACGCGCTCGCGCACGAATACCGGGCCATCGACCCCGCCCAGGCGCGGATCGTCCTGATCGAGGCCGGCCCCCGGCTGCTGAGCGCGTTCGCCGAGCCGCTCGGCGCGGCGGCGGCCCGCGTGCTCGGCGCGCGCGGGGTCGAGGTCCTGACCCGCACCGCGGTGACGCGGATCGCCCCCGGCCTGGTGGAGGCCGGACCGCTCCTGATCCGGGCCGAAACCGTGCTCTGGGCCGCCGGCGTGACCGCCTCGCCCCTGGCCCGCTCGCTGGGGGTGCCGCTCGACCGTGCGGGTCGCGTCCTCGTCGAACCCGACCTGACCATCCCGGGCCATCCCGAGGTCTTCGTCATCGGGGACCTCGCCGCGTTCCGCCAGCCGGACGGCCAGGCGCTGCCCGGCCTGGCGCCGGTGGCGATCCAGATGGGGCGGCACGCGGCCCAGAACATCCTCCGCGCCACGCGGGGCGAGGCGAGGCAGCCCTTCCGGTACCGCGACCGGGGCATGCTGGCCACCATCGGCCGCCACGCGGC from Candidatus Methylomirabilota bacterium includes these protein-coding regions:
- a CDS encoding MFS transporter produces the protein MGNRWGVLALVVAARIAMGFQFQAVAVVGPFLVADLGVGYAELGTLIGLYLLPGAFLALPGGLLAARFGDRALVLAGLGLMILGGAGLMASGAFVQAAASRLVAGAGGVLLNMQLAKIVTEWFVGQELATALGVMLTAWPLGIALALATLGAVAAVTSWQVAIGTTTAYAAFALVLILALYRDPRVAGPGRGPHRWWAISGRELGLTVVAGVAWATLNAGFIGVLAFGPKLLVERGLSPAAAGLVVSWASLVSIGSVPLGGALLDRLGRSDTVVVAGLVGAGAASAAFALGEPAWLWSVLVGVLIAPAAGVIALPGEVLGPASRSTGFGVFYALYYAGMALAPALAGYLVDRTGGAAAALWLAAALWLLTLPALWAFRGLQRRFRRAPAGG
- a CDS encoding serine hydrolase, encoding MRRITLGLGIVIALAMLHLGSVVPAVADATAVINDRSVTVPTAWWLYTGVDAAFLTNKIQQDGARITDLEVQSTSPYRFTAALVKNAGAYAVPAWWWYFGLTAAQVTDRLNANQARLIDLEPYVTSSGVRFAAVMVSNTGSFARAWWWYQGVSAAFLSQKLTENQARLIDLDSYVVNGTRVFSGVMIRNTGADAKQWWWYVNVPPGFVSAKLIENRARLVDYERRPDGRLDVVMHRREGEYWWWYYGLPSAQAVVDKALQKGARVIDIERYTDGGQTRFAAILLDNSNAETRRLWAIMDPGLSAGRFGIYLKQVGGGVKVDLQGGTIFEPASAIKVLHHAHAMRRVQVGLDSLSSNFVYFVKPDDPNNKDICPLDAPEVDANKRTTTLQDGLAKTMQNSDNRTTRGLQLRYGQAALNARADSLGMSNTELRQVLGCGFRNNLRNDLTLVDVGKLYEAVANGSLLTGSSRTTFYNIMLGGGIGSSSALATIVRQEATALGKSAAAANAFIAQMDSRFKGGSYDICITSCNPYFYYRSNAGRMTLPFKSGTGAIVPVHYVFGQWANDLSIPCGPGVNCSTKVAADNALGNAGNELFRKEIRQALQTW
- a CDS encoding amidohydrolase family protein, with the translated sequence MGAARVDTVVHGGRIVTGSDVYEGAIAIRDEKIVALGPAELLPPAERYVDAAGKYVLPGAIDCHIHLGAEYDDWKGGPLAAAHAGLTTLLGFGVYDEQAGETLPQAIRRLREEVGRQSILDFGFHFILLNQPEILDGIPEAVRLGVTSFKMFMTYKKRPLRMCSDDFICRAMEQIAAHGALAQLHCENGDVLAYLEDRAIAEGRVHPRDFPATCPDWAEEEAINRAIRLGALTGAAVYVVHLSSRLGLERIKQAQAAGQRVWTETCPQYLLLTDAEMERWGPLAKIGPPLRPAAGPDRDALWQGSAQGYIATVGSDHAPRAQAVKAPGWQNIFVDGQGRPIPFGSPSVETMVPLMYSEGVVKRGLPLPWLARALAENPARIFGLYPRKGAIRIGADADLLIIDPEPEWTIRVTDHHGMAGWTLYEGWPVRGRPWMTLLRGRVLLNEGRLEQAPGYGQFLSRGAPIPPLAGSVR
- a CDS encoding D-aminoacylase — encoded protein: MLDLLIRGGLIIDGTGNPGFYGAVGVEGERVRILRGDLAGVQADRTIDASGRVVCPGFIDMHAHSGLVILAEPEHAPKVRQGVTTEVIGIDGCSYAPFHSHDDLRRFVEVNSGLDGCPPLPGRWATVEQYLDLFTNRVAVNIVYLVGNSPIRIGAMGWEDKPPTAAELANQTALLRVAMEEGAWGMSTGLDYPPGSYADTAELVALSRQAARLGGIYHTHVRYSLGDRFLDPFREAIEIGRQSGIPTHITHFYHRTTAPAGARRMLGLVEDAREEGLDVTFDSYPYIFSSTRLNIVIPQWAFDGGPERLRAALASPEARARMRKEMAPRAASWQEMWVTHLKRPEHHRYEGRSIAEVAERMGKDPVDAICDLLLLEDQQVSYVSAGANAATLPKFVSHPLSMVGSDALLIGEYPSPRSYGTFPVILAEYVREDRFLALPDAIRKMTSFPAQRIGLPDRGLLRDGFTADIVVFDARTVKAPATRTEPKQFPIGIDYVIVNGKVVVDQGRHAGVLAGRALRRGRPAS
- a CDS encoding NAD(P)/FAD-dependent oxidoreductase; the encoded protein is MNGPAGAAPRDLPHVVIVGGGFGGLYAAFALDGRPVRVTLVDRRNHHLFQPLLYQVATAGLSPGDIAQPIRHILRRIPNVAVVLAEATAVDLTRRRLVLADGELAYDALILATGASHAYFGHDEWRPLAPGLKTIEDALEIRRRVLLAFEAAEREPDEARRRALLTFVIVGGGPTGVELAGALAEIARDALAHEYRAIDPAQARIVLIEAGPRLLSAFAEPLGAAAARVLGARGVEVLTRTAVTRIAPGLVEAGPLLIRAETVLWAAGVTASPLARSLGVPLDRAGRVLVEPDLTIPGHPEVFVIGDLAAFRQPDGQALPGLAPVAIQMGRHAAQNILRATRGEARQPFRYRDRGMLATIGRHAAVAQRGRLQLHGWLAWLAWVIVHIFFLIGFRNRLLVMIEWAWAYATFNRGVRLITGDTELASRRNHAEEPPQGRARAS